One window of the Melanotaenia boesemani isolate fMelBoe1 chromosome 14, fMelBoe1.pri, whole genome shotgun sequence genome contains the following:
- the chst14 gene encoding carbohydrate sulfotransferase 14, translated as MVPRRQDFGRKRSDGVRSSSVINFRTTMTSGSVRRSSAVLPSVLTFLVIVASGGLLLMIEKGMLNSMETPSPRGTGKRLDFIRQTEKHGANGVDVESQILQEIRNRTIKTMCSQKNMPHSVWSLSPLQRKTLLQHILVNDDYRFLYCYVPKVACSNWKRVLKVLSGALENVDVNIKMDHRSDLLFLSSLKPEEIRYRLTHYFKFMFVREPMERLLSAYRNKFGEIESYQKKYGVEIIKRYRKGYAKDASVTGDDVTFAEFVHYLLDEDVERMNEHWMPVYNLCQPCAVSYDFIGSYEHLERDAEYVLQRISAPPFVHFPERQTWYKPVTTETLHYYLCSLPQKLLRELLPKYILDFSLFAYPLPNTTTEHCRH; from the exons ATGGTTCCACGAAGGCAGGACTTCGGGAGAAAAAGGAGCGACGGAGTGCGGAGCAGCTCGGTTATAAACTTTAGGACCACGATGACCTCGGGCTCCGTCCGCCGCAGCTCCGCCGTGCTGCCGTCGGTTCTAACGTTCCTGGTCATCGTAGCATCCGGAGGCCTGCTGCTTATGATAGAGAAAGGAATGCTGAACAGCATGGAGACGCCTTCTCCCAGGGGTACCGGTAAGCGGCTGGACTTTATCCGGCAGACTGAGAAACACGGTGCTAACGGCGTGGACGTGGAGTCCCAG ATCCTCCAAGAAATCCGCAACCGGACCATCAAGACCATGTGCAGCCAGAAGAACATGCCCCACAGCGTCTGGTCACTGAGCCCCCTGCAGAGGAAGACGCTGCTGCAGCACATCCTGGTGAACGATGACTACCGCTTCCTCTACTGCTACGTCCCAAAAGTGGCTTGCTCCAACTGGAAGAGGGTCCTGAAGGTCCTGAGTGGAGCTCTTGAGAATGTGGATGTCAACATAAAGATGGACCACCGCAGCGATCTGCTCTTTTTGTCCTCTCTGAAGCCAGAGGAGATCCGTTACCGCCTCACTCACTACTTCAAGTTCATGTTTGTGCGAGAGCCCATGGAGCGCCTGCTGTCTGCATACAGGAACAAGTTTGGAGAGATTGAGTCCTACCAGAAAAAGTACGGTGTGGAGATAATAAAGCGATACAGAAAGGGCTACGCTAAGGATGCATCTGTGACAGGAGATGATGTGACCTTTGCAGAGTTTGTCCATTATTTGCTGGATGAGGACGTGGAGCGCATGAATGAGCACTGGATGCCGGTGTACAACTTATGCCAACCTTGTGCCGTTTCCTATGATTTCATTGGATCCTATGAGCACCTTGAACGTGATGCAGAGTACGTGCTCCAGCGCATCAGCGCACCTCCATTTGTTCACTTTCCAGAGAGGCAAACGTGGTATAAACCAGTTACCACAGAAACGTTACACTATTACTTGTGCAGCTTACCTCAGAAGCTACTGAGGGAACTCTTGCCTAAATACATTTTAGACTTCTCTCTCTTTGCTTATCCCCTCCCCAACACAACCACTGAACACTGCAGACACTAA